A section of the Citrus sinensis cultivar Valencia sweet orange chromosome 8, DVS_A1.0, whole genome shotgun sequence genome encodes:
- the LOC102612899 gene encoding uncharacterized protein LOC102612899 isoform X3 — MDDASNNNNNKRARTSVDKALVDVWLRELGQLSTRNFALRRRASEDLVLRLGIYAKLDKHRGCVNTVSFNTDGDILISGSDDRRVILWDWKTERVKLSFHSGHNDNVFQAKIMPFTDDRSIVTCAADGQVRHAQILERGGVETKLLGKHQGRAHKLAIEPGSPHVFYTCGEDGLVQHFDLRTGAATELFTCRPIDDRRNYMTVVNLNAIAIDPRNANLFAVAGSDEYTRLYDIRKYKWDGSTDFGQPADYFCPPNLIGDEQVGITGLAFSDQSELLVSYNDEFIYLFTQDMGLGPNPPPSSPVSTRSEASEMGSDHTSAASPSTANTDVRIAPQVYKGHRNCVTVKGVNFFGPKCEYVVSGSDCGRIFIWKKKGGELIRVIEADRHVVNCIEPHPHSTVLASSGIESDIKILTPNAADRATLPTNIEQAMMMTMTMMILMMTTMMMVVAVVAAAVVMLIVMTMKKTTTTTI; from the exons ATGGACGACgccagcaacaacaacaataacaagagAGCAAGAACGAGCGTGGACAAGGCACTGGTTGATGTTTGGTTACGCGAACTCGGCCAGCTCTCCACCCGGAATTTCGCACTCCGTCGCCGTGCTTCCGAG GATCTTGTTCTTCGACTTGGTATTTACGCAAAGCTTGATAAGCACCGAGGCTGTGTGAACACTGTAAGCTTCAATACAGATGGTGACATTCTGATATCAGGATCTGATGACAGGCGGGTTATACTGTGGGATTGGAAAACCGAGCGTGTCAAACTTTCATTCCATTCTGGTCATAATGACAATGTTTTCCAAGCAAAGATCATGCCATTCACTGATGATCGGAGTATTGTTACCTGCGCTGCTGATGGGCag GTTCGCCATGCCCAAATTCTGGAACGTGGTGGAGTGGAGACAAAATTGCTAGGTAAACATCAGGGACGGGCACATAAGTTGGCTATTGAACCTGGTAGCCCTCACGTATTTTATACATGTGGTGAAGATGGACTGGTACAACAC TTTGATTTGAGAACTGGGGCCGCTACAGAACTATTTACATGCCGTCCAATTGACGATAGAAGAAATTATATGACAGTAGTAAATCTAAATGCTATTGCAATTGATCCGAGAAATGCCAACCTCTTTGCAGTTGCTGGATCGGATGAGTATACTCGACTTTATGACATTCGCAAATATAAGTGGGATGGTTCAACTGATTTTGGTCAACCTGCAGATTATTTTTGTCCTCCAAATTTGATTGGTGATGAGCAAGTTGGAATAACAGGCTTGGCCTTCTCGGATCAGAGCGAGCTTCTTGTATCTTACAATGATGAGTTCATCTATCTATTTACACAGGACATGGGATTGGGGCCTAATCCACCGCCATCCTCGCCGGTGTCTACCAGAAGTGAGGCAAGTGAAATGGGATCTGATCATACTTCAGCAGCATCTCCATCAACTGCAAATACTGATGTTAGAATTGCTCCCCAAGTTTATAAAGGGCATAGAAATTGTGTGACCGTGAAAGGTGTGAACTTCTTTGGGCCAAAATGTGAATATGTGGTCAGTGGTTCTGACTGTGGTCGGATATTTATCTGGAAGAAAAAAGGTGGAGAGCTCATTCGTGTCATCGAAGCAGATAGGCATGTGGTAAACTGTATTGAGCCTCATCCTCATTCCACGGTACTTGCTAGCAGTGGAATCGAAAGTGACATCAAGATATTGACACCAAATGCTGCGGATAGAGCTACTTTGCCCACAAACATTGAACAG GCaatgatgatgacgatgacgatgatgattttgatgatgacgacgatgatgatggtggtggCGGTGGTAGCGGCGGCGGTGGTGATGTTGATAGTGATGACGATGAAGaagacgacgacgacgacaaTATAG
- the LOC102612899 gene encoding uncharacterized protein LOC102612899 isoform X2 — MDDASNNNNNKRARTSVDKALVDVWLRELGQLSTRNFALRRRASEDLVLRLGIYAKLDKHRGCVNTVSFNTDGDILISGSDDRRVILWDWKTERVKLSFHSGHNDNVFQAKIMPFTDDRSIVTCAADGQVRHAQILERGGVETKLLGKHQGRAHKLAIEPGSPHVFYTCGEDGLVQHFDLRTGAATELFTCRPIDDRRNYMTVVNLNAIAIDPRNANLFAVAGSDEYTRLYDIRKYKWDGSTDFGQPADYFCPPNLIGDEQVGITGLAFSDQSELLVSYNDEFIYLFTQDMGLGPNPPPSSPVSTRSEASEMGSDHTSAASPSTANTDVRIAPQVYKGHRNCVTVKGVNFFGPKCEYVVSGSDCGRIFIWKKKGGELIRVIEADRHVVNCIEPHPHSTVLASSGIESDIKILTPNAADRATLPTNIEQFKPKATRWMHHVLSPEDLMMQLFSLQRRRTSPEHNDENSAAGRELLQLILTFNANSDGSSDDDP; from the exons ATGGACGACgccagcaacaacaacaataacaagagAGCAAGAACGAGCGTGGACAAGGCACTGGTTGATGTTTGGTTACGCGAACTCGGCCAGCTCTCCACCCGGAATTTCGCACTCCGTCGCCGTGCTTCCGAG GATCTTGTTCTTCGACTTGGTATTTACGCAAAGCTTGATAAGCACCGAGGCTGTGTGAACACTGTAAGCTTCAATACAGATGGTGACATTCTGATATCAGGATCTGATGACAGGCGGGTTATACTGTGGGATTGGAAAACCGAGCGTGTCAAACTTTCATTCCATTCTGGTCATAATGACAATGTTTTCCAAGCAAAGATCATGCCATTCACTGATGATCGGAGTATTGTTACCTGCGCTGCTGATGGGCag GTTCGCCATGCCCAAATTCTGGAACGTGGTGGAGTGGAGACAAAATTGCTAGGTAAACATCAGGGACGGGCACATAAGTTGGCTATTGAACCTGGTAGCCCTCACGTATTTTATACATGTGGTGAAGATGGACTGGTACAACAC TTTGATTTGAGAACTGGGGCCGCTACAGAACTATTTACATGCCGTCCAATTGACGATAGAAGAAATTATATGACAGTAGTAAATCTAAATGCTATTGCAATTGATCCGAGAAATGCCAACCTCTTTGCAGTTGCTGGATCGGATGAGTATACTCGACTTTATGACATTCGCAAATATAAGTGGGATGGTTCAACTGATTTTGGTCAACCTGCAGATTATTTTTGTCCTCCAAATTTGATTGGTGATGAGCAAGTTGGAATAACAGGCTTGGCCTTCTCGGATCAGAGCGAGCTTCTTGTATCTTACAATGATGAGTTCATCTATCTATTTACACAGGACATGGGATTGGGGCCTAATCCACCGCCATCCTCGCCGGTGTCTACCAGAAGTGAGGCAAGTGAAATGGGATCTGATCATACTTCAGCAGCATCTCCATCAACTGCAAATACTGATGTTAGAATTGCTCCCCAAGTTTATAAAGGGCATAGAAATTGTGTGACCGTGAAAGGTGTGAACTTCTTTGGGCCAAAATGTGAATATGTGGTCAGTGGTTCTGACTGTGGTCGGATATTTATCTGGAAGAAAAAAGGTGGAGAGCTCATTCGTGTCATCGAAGCAGATAGGCATGTGGTAAACTGTATTGAGCCTCATCCTCATTCCACGGTACTTGCTAGCAGTGGAATCGAAAGTGACATCAAGATATTGACACCAAATGCTGCGGATAGAGCTACTTTGCCCACAAACATTGAACAG TTCAAACCAAAGGCTACCCGTTGGATGCACCATGTACTTTCACCTGAGGACCTGATGATGCAATTATTTTCACTGCAACGGCGAAGGACTAGTCCAGAGCACAATGACGAAAACTCAGCTGCAGGTCGGGAACTTCTACAGCTCATATTGACATTCAATGCCAATAGTGATGGATCTTCAGATGATGATCCATGA
- the LOC102612899 gene encoding uncharacterized protein LOC102612899 isoform X1 produces the protein MDDASNNNNNKRARTSVDKALVDVWLRELGQLSTRNFALRRRASEDLVLRLGIYAKLDKHRGCVNTVSFNTDGDILISGSDDRRVILWDWKTERVKLSFHSGHNDNVFQAKIMPFTDDRSIVTCAADGQVRHAQILERGGVETKLLGKHQGRAHKLAIEPGSPHVFYTCGEDGLVQHFDLRTGAATELFTCRPIDDRRNYMTVVNLNAIAIDPRNANLFAVAGSDEYTRLYDIRKYKWDGSTDFGQPADYFCPPNLIGDEQVGITGLAFSDQSELLVSYNDEFIYLFTQDMGLGPNPPPSSPVSTRSEASEMGSDHTSAASPSTANTDVRIAPQVYKGHRNCVTVKGVNFFGPKCEYVVSGSDCGRIFIWKKKGGELIRVIEADRHVVNCIEPHPHSTVLASSGIESDIKILTPNAADRATLPTNIEQVLIPDHIRWFALGDDDDGDYYFYDIYGEGNDDDDDDDDFDDDDDDDGGGGGSGGGGDVDSDDDEEDDDDDNIDDNVDNDNDDESNEEAISYSDFDDYDVDLDVDDGVDVQTKGYPLDAPCTFT, from the exons ATGGACGACgccagcaacaacaacaataacaagagAGCAAGAACGAGCGTGGACAAGGCACTGGTTGATGTTTGGTTACGCGAACTCGGCCAGCTCTCCACCCGGAATTTCGCACTCCGTCGCCGTGCTTCCGAG GATCTTGTTCTTCGACTTGGTATTTACGCAAAGCTTGATAAGCACCGAGGCTGTGTGAACACTGTAAGCTTCAATACAGATGGTGACATTCTGATATCAGGATCTGATGACAGGCGGGTTATACTGTGGGATTGGAAAACCGAGCGTGTCAAACTTTCATTCCATTCTGGTCATAATGACAATGTTTTCCAAGCAAAGATCATGCCATTCACTGATGATCGGAGTATTGTTACCTGCGCTGCTGATGGGCag GTTCGCCATGCCCAAATTCTGGAACGTGGTGGAGTGGAGACAAAATTGCTAGGTAAACATCAGGGACGGGCACATAAGTTGGCTATTGAACCTGGTAGCCCTCACGTATTTTATACATGTGGTGAAGATGGACTGGTACAACAC TTTGATTTGAGAACTGGGGCCGCTACAGAACTATTTACATGCCGTCCAATTGACGATAGAAGAAATTATATGACAGTAGTAAATCTAAATGCTATTGCAATTGATCCGAGAAATGCCAACCTCTTTGCAGTTGCTGGATCGGATGAGTATACTCGACTTTATGACATTCGCAAATATAAGTGGGATGGTTCAACTGATTTTGGTCAACCTGCAGATTATTTTTGTCCTCCAAATTTGATTGGTGATGAGCAAGTTGGAATAACAGGCTTGGCCTTCTCGGATCAGAGCGAGCTTCTTGTATCTTACAATGATGAGTTCATCTATCTATTTACACAGGACATGGGATTGGGGCCTAATCCACCGCCATCCTCGCCGGTGTCTACCAGAAGTGAGGCAAGTGAAATGGGATCTGATCATACTTCAGCAGCATCTCCATCAACTGCAAATACTGATGTTAGAATTGCTCCCCAAGTTTATAAAGGGCATAGAAATTGTGTGACCGTGAAAGGTGTGAACTTCTTTGGGCCAAAATGTGAATATGTGGTCAGTGGTTCTGACTGTGGTCGGATATTTATCTGGAAGAAAAAAGGTGGAGAGCTCATTCGTGTCATCGAAGCAGATAGGCATGTGGTAAACTGTATTGAGCCTCATCCTCATTCCACGGTACTTGCTAGCAGTGGAATCGAAAGTGACATCAAGATATTGACACCAAATGCTGCGGATAGAGCTACTTTGCCCACAAACATTGAACAG GTCCTGATACCTGATCACATTCGTTGGTTTGCACTCGGTGACGATGACGATGGTGATTactatttttatgatatttatggCGAAGGCaatgatgatgacgatgacgatgatgattttgatgatgacgacgatgatgatggtggtggCGGTGGTAGCGGCGGCGGTGGTGATGTTGATAGTGATGACGATGAAGaagacgacgacgacgacaaTATAGATGACAATGTTGACAAcgataatgatgatgaaagCAATGAAGAAGCTATTAGTTACAGTGACTTTGATGATTATGACGTTGATCTTGATGTTGATGATGGTGTTGAtg TTCAAACCAAAGGCTACCCGTTGGATGCACCATGTACTTTCACCTGA